Part of the Aquimarina sp. TRL1 genome, CGCATGACTAGCAGTTCCTTTCACTGTAACATCAAGTACCAGTAATCCTTTTTCTGCAATAGCCAGATCCAGCAATGTCGGTTCCCCTACAATAGCAAAATCAATCCCTCTCAAGTGTTTCAAAACACTATTTAACCCATTATCACCACTACTCTCTTCTTCGGCAGAGGCAACAATCACCAGATTATATGCCATGTTTTCGCAATGATAATAGTATGTAAAAGCTGCTATTAATGAAACCAAGCACCCTCCTGCATCATTGCTCCCTAAACCAAATAACTTTCCTTCCGACTCAAAAGCTTCAAAAGGATTATTGGTATAATTTCCATTGGGTTTTACTGTATCGTGATGAGAGTTTAACAAAATTGTGGGTTTATCAGGATCGTATTGCTTGTTATAGGCCCAGATATTATTATTCTCCCTATGAAAAGGAATATCATTCTTAGAAAACCATCGTTCTATAAGAAGAGCTGTTTCTTGCTCTTCTGAAGAAAAGGAAGGAGTTTCTATTAACTGTTTTAACAAAACAATTGCTTCCTGAGTTAGTTCTTCTTTTAGAGACATAAGGTTGTATGTTTTATAGAGTTATCTTTAACAAAATCTGCATTGGCTATATGAACTTCATTTACATTTTTTTTCAAGGCATCAAAGCAATTCTTCAGTTTGGGGAGCATTCCTGCTGAAATCACATTTTGATCCTGAAGTTCTTTGTACTTTAATTGATCTATATACTCTATGATTGAACTTTTATCTTCTATATCTTCCAGGACTCCTTGTAATTCGAAACAATAAAATAAAGACACTTCATAAAAAGGGCTCATCGCTGCCGCTATTTCTGATGCAATGGTATCTGCATTTGTATTCAATAATTGCCCGCTTGTATCATGGGTTACTGCACAGAATACCGGTACAATATTTTGTTCGAGCCAATTTTTGATAATCACTCCATCTACTTTGACAATATCTCCTACATAGCCATAATCTACAAATTGAGGTGGTCGCTTTTGCGCCTGTATTACATTCCCGTCTGCTCCGGTTAACCCCAATGCATTACAATTATTTTTTTGCAAAGCGGCTACAATCTTCTTATTCAACACTCCCGCATAGGTCATTAAGACAATATCCAGATTTTCTGAAGAAGTAATTCTTCTGCCATCGATCATTTCTGTTTTGACTCCTAATTTATCAGCTAATTTGGTTGCCATCTTCCCCCCTCCATGCACTAATATTTTAGGTCCTTTTACTTTTGAGAAATCCTGTAAAAAGGAAGCCAATGCCTTCTCGTCTTCTATAACATTACCTCCTATTTTTGCTACTAGTATTTTTTCCATATCATTTCTTTTTACACGATTATTCCAACATCTTTTTTAAGACCAGTTGTGCTGCATATGTTCTATTATTAGCCTGTTCAATCACTAATGAATTAGCACCATCCAATACCTCATCATCTACGACTACATTTCTTCTTACCGGTAAGCAGTGCATAAATTTCGCATTGTTGGTCAGCTCCATCTTTTTTGCTGTCATTTTCCAGGACGTATCTGTAGAAAGAACTTTTCCGTAATCTGCATAAGAGCTCCAGTTCTTGACATATACAAAATCTGCATCTTTCAAAGCTGCTTCCTGATCATGTGTTGTTGTTACTCCTTCTGTTATATGCCTGGCTAATTCATAACCTTCTGGGTAGGTACAAACAAAATCTACATCCATTCGTTTGATCATTTCTACAAAGGAATTTGCTACTGCCTGTGGTAATGGCTTTGGATGAGGTGCCCAGGAAAAAACTACCTTGGGTCTTTTTTTAGTCATGTGCTCCGTAATGGTCATCGCATCTGTTAATGCCTGTAATGGGTGTGCAGTAGCACTTTCCATATTAATGATAGGTACAGAAGCGTATTTCACAAAACTCTTAATTACTTTCTCACTGTAATCATCCTCCTTAGATTCCAGAGAAGCAAAAGCCCGAATAGCCAATACATCGCAATACTGAGATACTACCTGAGCTGCCTCTTTTACATGTTCTGATGTTCCCTGATCCATGATCGTTCCATCATTATACTCCAGGGACCATCCCTCTCCATTAAAATTCATAACAATCACATTCATCCCTAAGTGTACCGCTGCTTTTTGGGTACTTAACCGGGTTCGCAAACTCGGATTAAAAAAGAGCATTGCTATGGTTTTATTTTGACCATATTCCTTGTATCCTAATGGATTCTTTTTGATCGTGATAGCTTCTTCTACCCAGTCAGCTACTGAATCTATATCATGTGTGGAAAAATATTTTTCTATTTTAATCATGTCTTTTGTCTCCATCCTGCTTGCTTATTATGATTCTTAAAATTGTTTAGGGGATTACTACTGAGGTTACTTCCTGTACTCCTTTTATAAACCTATCTATTGCCGAGGTCGTAATAGTCATTGGAGGCAATACCCTCAGTAATTTTTGATTCTTCGCTCCTCCCGTAAAAATTCGTTCTTCGTAGATCAATCTCTTCCGAAGTTCTCCTACTTCTGTTTCGAATTCGATTCCAAGCATCAACCCTCTTCCTTTAATCTTACTGACTCCCTGAATCTTTTGAGCTTTGTTGATTAAATACTGTCCCATCTTCATTGCCTGCTCAACAAGTTTTTCTTGTTTGATAACCTCCAATACTGCCAGACCTGCTACACAAGCCAGGTGATTTCCTCCAAAAGTAGTTCCCAGCAATCCATAACTAGATTGAAATTCCGGACTAATTAATATCCCTCCAATAGGAAATCCATTTCCCATTCCTTTTGCTATGGATATAATATCTGGTTTAATTCCATGATGTTGATGCGCAAAAAACTTTCCGCTTCTTCCATAACCAGACTGTACTTCATCTGCAATCAAAACTACCTTGTACTTTTTGCACAAATGCTGTATTGCTTTAAAAAATTCAGTTGTAGGTTCATCTAGTCCCCCTACTCCCTGAATGGGTTCTATAATCACAGAAGAAACATCTCCTTTCTCTATTTCTTTTTGGAAAGATTCAATATCATTTAAGGGCAGTATACTTACTTGTTGCTGTTTATTAATAGGAGCTACAATTTTAGGGTTATCTGTCACGGCTACTGCTGCAGATGTCCTCCCATGAAATCCGTTAGAAAAGGCAATCACTTTTGATTTACCTGTATGAAAAGAAGCAAGCTTTAATGCATTCTCATTGGCTTCTGCCCCAGAATTACACAAAAACAAACGGTACTCATCATACCCGCATAGTTCTCCTAATTTATTAGCTAGTTCTTGTTGTAAACTATTATGAACTGCATTTGAATAAAAACCGATTTGATCTAATTGGTCTTTTATGCGCTTTACGTAGTGTGGATGAGAGTGTCCTATAGAAATTACAGCATGCCCTCCATACATATCGAGATACTCTTTTCCTTTTCTATCTATAACAATACAATCATAAGCATTTACTGGCTCTACATCATATAATGGATATACATCAAATAGTTTCATTTTTATTATTTTTTTACAGCAGTTACCCCAATGGTAATTCCTGTTATTTTATAGTATTAATTTTTTCATAAGAAGCCATTACTCCTTTTATTACGGAAGAGCTTAATCCCTGATGTTCCATCTCATTCAACCCTTCTATTGTACATCCTTGCGGGGTAGTTACTTTATCGATTTCCCGTTCTGGGTGGGTTCCGTTCTCTGCCACCAATGTAGCAGCTCCAATAGCTGTCTGTACTGCGATAATCTGAGCTTCATGCGGATGAAATCCCATTTGGATTCCTCCTTGTATCATCGCTCTTAAAAATCGAAGAAAAAAAGCAATACCACTGGCTCCCAACACCGTAGCTGCCTGCATCAATCGCTCTTCAATCACCAAAGTTTCTCCAATTGTTTTGAATATTTTCTCTACGATCGCTAACTCTTCCTTTACATCTTTGCTTGCAGAGATACAGGTCATTGATAATTTTTTTGCTGCCCCCGTATTCGGCATCACCCTAATCACCTTATTGTCAGGTAATAGTTGATTAATTTCTTCTATAGAGGTTCCTGTAACCGTAGAAATAAATACCTGATCTTTAGTAACTTTATCTTTTATTTCATTAAGAACTCCTTCTAACTGCCTCGGCTGTACACATAGAATAACCCATTTTACATTTTCTATAGCTGTAATAATGTCTTGAGAGATATTGACCCCCAGATTGTCTTTCACGTATGATAAGTTATAAAAGGACTTATCAACTACAGTTATATCAGATGTATTAAATATATCACTGGATACCAAACCTGAAATTATTGACTTTCCAAGATTTCCTCCTCCTATTATTGTTAATTGTTCCTGCATCTTTTCTTTTTTTAACTGTTTTCTTTTTTAAAAAGCTGCTGCTTTTAATTCCAGACCTTTTTTTTCAGGGTATCCGAACATCAGGTTCATATTGTGTATTGCTTGACCTGAAGCTCCTTTTATAAGGTTATCTATAACTGACGTAATCAATAGCATCCCTTTCTTTTTGCATACATGTAATACACATTTATTGGTATTTACGACCTGTTTTAAATGGATCTCTTCTTCTGACACTACTGTAAACTCTTCATCCTTATAATAATCCATATACAATTGTTTTGCAGCTGCTTCTGTTCCTTCAAAACGGGTATACATCGTTGCATAAATTCCTTTGCTAAAATTTCCCCGATTCGGAATAAAGAACAAAGGAGCTGTAAAATCCTCTTGCAAAGCTTTCAGGCTTTGGTTTATTTCTCCTAAATGTTGGTGATTAAAGACCTTATAACTAGAAAAATTATTGTCTCTCCAGCTAAAATGAGTAGTCGCTCCCGGTACAACTCCTGCCCCGGTGCTTCCTGTTGTGGCATTAATATGTACGACATCTTCCAGTTTTTTGGCAGAAGCTAATGGCAATAGTCCTAATTGAATTGCTGTAGCAAAACATCCTGGATTTGCGATATAAGATGCCTTATTAATTGCTTCTTTATATAGTTCTGGCAATCCATATATAAATTTTTTACCTTCAAAAACCTGATCTTTTTCCAATCTGAAATCATTTCCCAAATCAATAATTTTTGTTGTTTCGGAAAATGTATGACTCTCTAGAAAAGAGCGCGACCTTCCATGCCCCAGGCATAGAAAAAGCACATCAACTTCTGGATTAACTGTATTCGTAAAATCCAGTGTAAGCTCTCCTAGCAGATCTTTATGTTGTTTATGAATTGGGTTTCCTGCATTGGTCGTACTGTATACAAAATCAATAGTTACTCCTGGGTGATGTACCAGTAATCGTATTAATTCCCCTGCTGTATATCCTGACCCTCCTATAATTCCTGCTGTAATCATACTAATGAAGAATTTATCTGGTGATATATTTTATTCGCATTTCCATAGATTTTGATAAACCCTTTGGCATCCTCTGAGGTCCACTCATTATTCATCTCTCCATATTGACCAAAATCAGATTTCATAAGGTCAAAATCAGAAGCGACTCCTTCTAATACAAAATGATACGGTTTTAATCGAACAATCACATCTCCTGTTACTGTCTTTTGGGAATCTTCTAAAAAGACCTCTATATTCCTCATTACCGGATCTAAGTAGTTTCCTTCGTGCAATAACATTCCATACCAATTAGCCAATTGTTCTTTCCAATACTGTTGCCATTTAGTCAGTACATGTTTTTCTAACAAGTGATGTGCTTTGATAATTAATAGAGGAGCTGCTGCTTCAAACCCCACTCTCCCTTTTATTCCAATAATAGTATCTCCAACATGAATATCTCTTCCTATCGCATAGGAACTCGCCAACTGTTCCAGTTTTTTGATATTACTGATAGGTGTATCCTTTACATTATCTAAACCTATCAATTCTCCTTGATCAAAATGTAGGGTAATAGTCGTCTCTTCTTTATTTTCTAGTTGACTCGGATAGGCAGACTCCGGTAATGACTGATGAGATGTCAATGTTTCTTTTCCTCCCACACTGGTTCCCCAAATCCCTTTATTAATAGAATATTGTGCTTTCTCCCAACTGTAATTAACACCGTGTTTTTCGAGATATGAAACTTCCTCTTGCCTAGATAATTGTAAATCTCGTATAGGAGTGATAATATTTATTTCTGGAGCCAGGGTCTGAAAAATGACATCAAAACGGATCTGGTCATTTCCTGCTCCTGTACTTCCATGAGCTATATAATTAGCTCCGATTTCTTTGGCATATTTAATTACTTCTATTGCCTGAAAAATTCGTTCTGCACTAACTGATAAGGGATAGGTATTATTTTTTAATACATTTCCAAAAATTAAATATTTAATAGCTTTATTATAGAAGGTATCCAATATGGTTTTATTACTATGAGAACTACTTCCCAGTTCATACGCTTTTTGTGCTGTTTCTTCTAACTCTTTTTCAGAAAAACCTCCGGTATTAACCAATATGGTATGAACTTCCAATTGTTTTTCATGAATCAAATACTTGACACAGTAAGAAGTGTCTAATCCTCCGCTATATGCTAATACTACTTTTTCCATTGTAAAAAATGTTTATTACTTATCAGCATTTTTTGTTTAATGCTTCGTAATCGTTTTAATATCTTTTTATTGAATTGTTTCTTTTTATTTTCTTTTTGTGTCGGATCGTATAACATCCCAGTACACAGACACATTTT contains:
- a CDS encoding aspartate aminotransferase family protein, with the protein product MKLFDVYPLYDVEPVNAYDCIVIDRKGKEYLDMYGGHAVISIGHSHPHYVKRIKDQLDQIGFYSNAVHNSLQQELANKLGELCGYDEYRLFLCNSGAEANENALKLASFHTGKSKVIAFSNGFHGRTSAAVAVTDNPKIVAPINKQQQVSILPLNDIESFQKEIEKGDVSSVIIEPIQGVGGLDEPTTEFFKAIQHLCKKYKVVLIADEVQSGYGRSGKFFAHQHHGIKPDIISIAKGMGNGFPIGGILISPEFQSSYGLLGTTFGGNHLACVAGLAVLEVIKQEKLVEQAMKMGQYLINKAQKIQGVSKIKGRGLMLGIEFETEVGELRKRLIYEERIFTGGAKNQKLLRVLPPMTITTSAIDRFIKGVQEVTSVVIP
- the argB gene encoding acetylglutamate kinase; this encodes MEKILVAKIGGNVIEDEKALASFLQDFSKVKGPKILVHGGGKMATKLADKLGVKTEMIDGRRITSSENLDIVLMTYAGVLNKKIVAALQKNNCNALGLTGADGNVIQAQKRPPQFVDYGYVGDIVKVDGVIIKNWLEQNIVPVFCAVTHDTSGQLLNTNADTIASEIAAAMSPFYEVSLFYCFELQGVLEDIEDKSSIIEYIDQLKYKELQDQNVISAGMLPKLKNCFDALKKNVNEVHIANADFVKDNSIKHTTLCL
- a CDS encoding argininosuccinate synthase, which produces MEKVVLAYSGGLDTSYCVKYLIHEKQLEVHTILVNTGGFSEKELEETAQKAYELGSSSHSNKTILDTFYNKAIKYLIFGNVLKNNTYPLSVSAERIFQAIEVIKYAKEIGANYIAHGSTGAGNDQIRFDVIFQTLAPEINIITPIRDLQLSRQEEVSYLEKHGVNYSWEKAQYSINKGIWGTSVGGKETLTSHQSLPESAYPSQLENKEETTITLHFDQGELIGLDNVKDTPISNIKKLEQLASSYAIGRDIHVGDTIIGIKGRVGFEAAAPLLIIKAHHLLEKHVLTKWQQYWKEQLANWYGMLLHEGNYLDPVMRNIEVFLEDSQKTVTGDVIVRLKPYHFVLEGVASDFDLMKSDFGQYGEMNNEWTSEDAKGFIKIYGNANKIYHQINSSLV
- a CDS encoding M20 family metallo-hydrolase; the protein is MSLKEELTQEAIVLLKQLIETPSFSSEEQETALLIERWFSKNDIPFHRENNNIWAYNKQYDPDKPTILLNSHHDTVKPNGNYTNNPFEAFESEGKLFGLGSNDAGGCLVSLIAAFTYYYHCENMAYNLVIVASAEEESSGDNGLNSVLKHLRGIDFAIVGEPTLLDLAIAEKGLLVLDVTVKGTASHAAHPNDDNAIYNTLEVIRWFQEYEFSKVSDTLGKVKMTVTQIDAGKQHNVVPANCRLVVDIRVNDHYTNREVLNTIKEALPQTVKVKPRSLHLGSSSIPMEHPIVQAGISLGRSTYGSPTLSDQSVLSCPSLKLGPGDSVRSHSADEFIFIEEVVEGIGLYIDVLKKVILPEEIPNTAVLENNK
- a CDS encoding N-acetylornithine carbamoyltransferase, with the protein product METKDMIKIEKYFSTHDIDSVADWVEEAITIKKNPLGYKEYGQNKTIAMLFFNPSLRTRLSTQKAAVHLGMNVIVMNFNGEGWSLEYNDGTIMDQGTSEHVKEAAQVVSQYCDVLAIRAFASLESKEDDYSEKVIKSFVKYASVPIINMESATAHPLQALTDAMTITEHMTKKRPKVVFSWAPHPKPLPQAVANSFVEMIKRMDVDFVCTYPEGYELARHITEGVTTTHDQEAALKDADFVYVKNWSSYADYGKVLSTDTSWKMTAKKMELTNNAKFMHCLPVRRNVVVDDEVLDGANSLVIEQANNRTYAAQLVLKKMLE
- the proC gene encoding pyrroline-5-carboxylate reductase, coding for MQEQLTIIGGGNLGKSIISGLVSSDIFNTSDITVVDKSFYNLSYVKDNLGVNISQDIITAIENVKWVILCVQPRQLEGVLNEIKDKVTKDQVFISTVTGTSIEEINQLLPDNKVIRVMPNTGAAKKLSMTCISASKDVKEELAIVEKIFKTIGETLVIEERLMQAATVLGASGIAFFLRFLRAMIQGGIQMGFHPHEAQIIAVQTAIGAATLVAENGTHPEREIDKVTTPQGCTIEGLNEMEHQGLSSSVIKGVMASYEKINTIK
- the argC gene encoding N-acetyl-gamma-glutamyl-phosphate reductase encodes the protein MITAGIIGGSGYTAGELIRLLVHHPGVTIDFVYSTTNAGNPIHKQHKDLLGELTLDFTNTVNPEVDVLFLCLGHGRSRSFLESHTFSETTKIIDLGNDFRLEKDQVFEGKKFIYGLPELYKEAINKASYIANPGCFATAIQLGLLPLASAKKLEDVVHINATTGSTGAGVVPGATTHFSWRDNNFSSYKVFNHQHLGEINQSLKALQEDFTAPLFFIPNRGNFSKGIYATMYTRFEGTEAAAKQLYMDYYKDEEFTVVSEEEIHLKQVVNTNKCVLHVCKKKGMLLITSVIDNLIKGASGQAIHNMNLMFGYPEKKGLELKAAAF